The DNA window CAGTGTTCCAGCGCTTCCAGCGTCAGCGGAAAGTCTGTCGCCGCCGCGTGGGCGGGCATATAGGTAATGGCATAGGGACTGTCGGCGAGCGCGGCCAGAAAATCCGTTGCGCCGGTGTGCCAGGTGGCGGTGGCAAACTGGTCGAAGCCTTTAACGTGCGTTGAGGTGCTGGTCCAGGACTCACCGACCAGTAAGATTTTTTTCTGCATGATGACGTTTCCTTTTATCCGCCAAAGACCCGCTGGGGGTTTCCAATCATTAAGGTTTCAAGCTGTTCGCCGCTGACGCCGTGGCGCCGCAGACGCGGAACAAAATGCTTGAGTATGTAGCCGTAACCGTGGCCGCCGTAGCGGGTGAGCATGGTTTTCAGGAAGACATCCTGCGACAACAGAATGTGCTGGATATAGCCGTCGTCAATTAACTCGCGGATCGCGCGGGCGTTCTCCTCGTCGGAGGGCGACTGCGCTGACTCGTCGGCGTAGTAATAGCTCATGCCAATCATGTCGTATTCGAGGAATGCTCCGCGCTGCGCCAGTTCGCGCTGGTAGCGCTTATCGGCAAAGCTGGGGTTCATATGGCACAGCACGGTATGGCGTAAATCGGCGCCTTCCTGCTCGAGAATATCCAGCACCCGATGACCCAGCCGCTCCCAGCCCGGCAGATGGACCTCGATCGGCACGCCGGTCGCGGCGCTGGCCCGACCCGCAGCGCGCAGGGATTTCTCCTCATCCGGCGTAAAACGGCTGGAGATACCGATTTCGCCGATAAGCCCGGCGAGTACCTCCGGTTTCTCCTCCGCGCCGCCAAGATCGTAAATCAGCCGTTCGGTCAGCTGTTCAACACTGCTGGTCCTTACCCACTCGGGGTGCGAAGGCTCCAGATAGAGGCCGGTACCCATAATAATGTTCAGACCGGTCAGACGCGCGATGCGCGCCAGCGCTTTCGGATCGCGGCCAATACCGATATTGGTCGGATCGACCACGGTTTCGCCGCCAAGGGCGCGATATTTAGTGAGTTCCTCAATCGCAACGTCGACATCAAACAGCTGACAGTTATCGCGGCTCATCAACGGATTCAGCGACAGTTCGCCAAGGTTTTCCATTTTCACCGGCATTTCGGCAAGATGGCGATCGCTACAGCAGCAGGGCGGCACCCATTTGCCGGAGGCATCCAGCAGAATATGCTCATGCATCAGGGTGACGCCCATTTCGTTAATCGGCAGCGGGCCAAGCACTGTCATCACGTAACCGCTGCTGACGCCAACCGGCAGCGGTGAGGGATGACGAAAAATTGATCCGTTCATCAGCTATCCTTTTGCCGCGGAGCGCGTGGGGTTGAGAATGCGGGTGTTCAGCCAGATAGCCAGCAGGATAATGGTGCCGGTAGCTATCTGGGTGTAAAACGGCGAAATATGCGACAGGATCAGCCCGTTCTGAATGACCGCAATCGACAGCGCGCCCAGCAGCGTGCCGATAATGGTACCGAAGCCGCCAAACAGGCTGGTACTGCCGAGCACCACGGCGGCAATAACCTGCAGTTCAAAGCCTTCACCCTGGTTGGAGGAGCCGCTGCCGAGGCGAGCGGTAATGATCATTCCCGCCAGCGCGGCGGCCATGCCGCTGAGGATATAGACCTTCATCGTGACGGCTTTGGTGTTAATCCCGCTGCGTCGCGCGCCTTCAGCGTTGGCGCCGATAGCGGTCACGTAGCGACCAAAACGCATGTGATTAAGAACGATATGCCCGATCAGCAGAATCAGAATGCCGAGCAGCGCGGGCATGGGGATACCGACAACCCACGCGCGTCCGATAAAGGTAAACAGGCTGTCAGCCGGAACCGGAATCGAATAACCCTGAGTGATCAGCAGCGCGATGCCGCGAACCACTGCCAGAGTGGCGAGGGTGACGATAAACGCCGGAATCCCTTCATAGGCAATAAAGAAGCCGTTGATGGCGCCAACGACGCCGCCGAGCAGCAGGCCGCCGAGCAGTACCACCGGCCACGGCAGCCCCCAGCTATTCAGGGCGATAGCGGAGAGTGCGCCGACCAGCGCCAGGGTAGAGCCCACCGACAGATCGATACCGCCGGTGGTAATCACCAGGGTCATCGCCGTCGCGACGATCAGCAGCGGGGCGCTCTGACGGATGATATTCAGCCAGTTGGTGCCGGTGAGAAAGTTGCTGGTGATCAGCGAAAACACCACGCAGCAGAAGACGAAAAAGAGCGCGATGCTGACTACGCCCGAGTGGTTATGCAGCAGGCGGCGCGGCAGCGAATGCTGGATCATGCGGGAGCTGCTTAAGTTCATGATACTCATCCTGTTACCTCAATGTGCAGCCGCAGAGCGGGCGGTGAATTTTTCGCCCACAATCAGGTTAACGATATCGTTCAGGCTGGTGTCGGACACCCGTCTGTCAGCGACATTGGTACCTTCATACATCACCATGATCCGGTCACACACCAGGAACAGGTCCTGCAGGCGGTGGGTAATCAGAATCACGCTCACCCCGCGAGCGGAAACGCGGCGAATGAGTTCCAGCACCGCTTCGACCTCCGCGACGGCCAGCGCGGCGGTGGGTTCGTCCATAATCAGCACTTTCGGGTCAAAGGCCGCCGCGCGGGCGATGGCAATAGCCTGGCGCTGGCCGCCGGAGAGATTTCGCACCAGCAGGCGGGTATCCGGAATAGAGATCCCCAGCCCTTTAAGCATCTCTCTGGCATCGGCGTGCATTTTGGCCTCGTCGAGAAAGGGAATACCGAGGACCGATTTCATCGGCTCACGGCCCATAAACAGATTGCCCGCGACGTCGACCGTGTCGCAGAGCGACAGATCCTGATAGACCATCTCGATATGGCAGCGGCGCGAATCGGCCGGATTGGTAAACTGATGCTGTTCACCGTCGATACGAATCGTGCCGCTGGAGGGGATCACCGCGCCAGAGAGCACTTTGGTGAGGGTGGATTTCCCCGCGCCGTTATCGCCCACTAAACCCAGCACTTCGCCCGGGGCCAACTCGAGGTTAACGCCGCGCAATGAACGTATCGACCCGTAGGTCTTGGTGATATTGATCATCTCCACCCTTGGCGGGGTAGTTTGTGGCTGCTGCATCTGATAACTCCCATCGCTATTGCCGGGAAAATGTTCGCCATCCTGCGGGAGAGACTCTATCCGACACGGTTTACAATCTAGTAAACCGGTTTACCTGTGGAACAGAGCCCTCGCCAGTACAGTCAGGACAAACGCTATGTAAGATATTTGTTCGCCAGTAAGAACACTGCAGCATCCGTGCCAGGGCAGGAACAACACAGCAGCCCTGTAACTTAACCTTATGTATTCAATAGATTTTATTGATTACAATCCGGTAAACCGGTTTACTGATTATAGTGAATAAATTGTTAATTGATCGTTTTTTGCGCCAAAAACGGGCGCTTTTGCGTCATTATGGGACATGCTTAACAGATCTTGATCGAGTCGCGACCAATCCATTCAACCGGCAGGCGGGTTTCCGCAGGGATATCCGGATCGTCGTTTAGCAGGCGCATCATGATGTGCACCGCGGTGCGCCCCAGTTCCCGGGCGGGCTGGCGGATAGTGGAGATCCGCGGCTGGGTAAAATCGGCGTAATTGGCGTCATCGAAGCCGACTAGCGAAAGCGCCTCCGGCGCCTGGAGCCCGCTGGCGCGTAGACCGTCAAGCAGACCGAGCACCAGATAGTCGCTGGCCGCGAAGACGGCGGTAGGGCGAACCGGTTGGCTGAAGAGGTGCCGCAGCGCCTGCTGGCCAAACTCGCGCTGATAGTCGCCGTACATCACCCATTCGGGCGGCCAGCTCAGGCCGGCTTGCTCCATCGCGGTGCAAAAACCCTGATAGCGCTCACGGACGCTCATCAGTTTGTCCGGGCCGCCGACGAAAGCGATATGACGATGCCCGGCGGCGATCAGTTTTTCGGTGGCGATGCGCCCGCCCTGAACGTTATCAGCAAACACTTTTGGAACCTGACTCCCGGGAATATCTTCATCCAGCAGGACAATGCGTTCGTGACGCTGGATCTCCTTGCGCAGCAGGCCGTTATCGGGGCGGTTGGTGGTGAACAGCAGACCGTCTACCTGGCAGGTATCCAGCCAGCGGATGAACTGGCACTCTTTTTCCGGGTTGTTGCGGGTGATACACAACACCAGGCTGTAGCCGCTGGCAGAAGCGGCCTCTTCGGCAGCGTCGGCCAGCTCGGCAAAGAAGGGGTTGGTAATGTCGGGGAGCACCAGGCCAAGCGTCTCGCTGCCGCCTTTGCTCAGACGGCGCGCCAGGCTATTGCCGCGATAGTCCAGTTCGCGAATGGCGGTTTCGATACGGTCGATGGTGTCCTGCGGCAGCACAATACTGTTGTTCATATAGCGCGACAGGGTCGCTTTCGACAGTCCCGCCAGCTTTGCCACATCAGATAACAATACGCGTTTTATACTCATTTCCTGCGCCATCTCTGCCAGAATCGGCTATCTGTAACATAGTTAAGCGCGGTGGATACAGCAATTTCTCTGTGCGTAATAACCGAAAATAAATGCTTGACAAATTTTAATCAGCAGAGAATTGTATAGACAGTTTACCGCATCATCCGGGAAGTCATTCCCAAACCCGTTTAAGTCATTCCAGTCGCGCACCGACACGGACCGGTTGCCGGGATGACATTAAGCAGGTATCCGCCGAACGATCGATGATTGTTCTGGCCATATAGACGATATTTGCCCGCCCAAAAAACAATCCTTCTGCGTTCGCATGCGGCGCGGAACTCTGCTGGCTATCAACTATTCCCGACGAGGATACTGATGATGTTATTTCACACCGGAAAACTGCGTTTACTTGCTGTCGCCACGACCATGCTGGCATCGATGAGTTTTATTTCTGCCGCCAGCGCTGCCGGTCCGACTTATGCGCTGGTGCAAATCAATCAGCAGGCGCTGTTCTTTAATTTGATGAATAAAGGCGCGCAGGATGCGGCTAAGGCCAGCGGCAAGGATTTAGTTATTTTCAACTCAAACGATAATCCCGTGGCGCAAAACGACGCGATAGAAAACTATATTCAGCAAGGCGTTAAAGGCATTCTGGTCGCCGCTATCGACGTTAACGGAATTATGCCAGCGGTAAAAGAAGCCGCCGCCGCTAACATTCCGGTGATTGCGATTGATGCCGTATTACCGGCCGGACCACAGGCGGCCCAGGTCGGCGTGGACAATATTGAAGGCGGCAGAATTATTGGTAAATATTTTGTGGACTACGTGCAGAAAGAGATGGGTGGCAAGGCGAGGGTGGGGATTGTCGGCGCGCTGAATTCGGCCATCCAGAACCAGCGGCAGAAAGGGTTCGAAGAGACGCTGAAAAGCAATCCGAACATTACCATCGCTAACGTGGTCGACGGGCAGAACGTGCAGGATAAAGCGATGACCGCGGCGGAAAACCTGATCACCGGCAACCCGGATCTGACAGCAATCTATGCCACTGGCGAACCCGCGCTGCTCGGCGCTATCGCCGCCGTAGAAAACCAGGGGCGGCAGAAGGATATTACAGTGTTTGGCTGGGATCTGACGGCGAAGGCGATTTCCGGTATTGACGGCGGCTACGTAACCGCCGTCCTGCAGCAGGATCCGGAAAAGATGGGCGCCGAAGCCCTGAATGCGCTGAACAGCATCACGTCGGGAAAAACCGTGCCGAAAACCATTCTGGTTCCGGCGACGGTGGTGACCAAAGCGAACGTCGATGCTTACCGTCCGCTGTTTAAGTAGGTCAACGCGCGCCGTCCTGGGTTAACAGGGCGGCGAGCTCATGGCTGCCGGGAAACGCGCTGAGCGTTCCCCGGCGGCTAACGGTTATGGCGGCAGCGCGGCTGGCGTGCGCCAGCGCCAGGTCATCCGGCGCGACGCCGCGCAGCAGGGCGGAGGCCAGCATGACGGCGAGGAACGTATCGCCTGCGCCGGTCGTATCAATTGCTTCGGCGGGCACGGCGGGACAAAACTGGCGCTGTTCCGCCTGAACCAGCCAGGCGCCAGCGGCGCCCTGGGTTATCACTAAGGTTTTCACCCCATAGGGCTGAAGCAGCTCGGCCTCGGATTCATTGACTACCGCGATGTCGACGAGCGGCCACAGATGGCAAAAGTCAGGATTGACGGGCGAGGGGTTGAACACCGTGGTCATGCCGAGAGTTTTGGCGTACCGGAACAGCGCCCGCGTTTTATCGAGGGAGAAATTGCCCTGCTGCAGCAGAATATCGCCGGCGGCGGCATCCGCCATATGCGGAATAATATCCTCAAGGCTGAAGGCGTCGGCAGCCGCCGTCGTGGTAATGATGGCATTGTCGCCATCAGCGCTATTTAAAATAATCGAGGTGTCGCTATGTTGATTGAAAGGGTCGTCGGGAAGTAAGGTCAGTGGTTCATTTTTTATCTGCTGGCGGATCCAGGCGCCGTTGCTGTCATTTCCCGTGGCGGCAATTAAACGCGTCTCTATTCCACAGCGGGATAATATAATCGCCTGATTCGCGCCTTTACCGCCGATATCCTGCGAAACTTTAACGCCGTGAATGGAAGTGCCTTTTTTCGGTATATCCGGAATAGACCAGGTTTCATCGACGGCAATATTACCGGTAACGTAAACACGCATAGTGTTCCCTTAACAGGATGGATAAGATGGTTGCTATCTCAGCAGAAAAAACCAATGCAATACAAGCTATTTTTTCACGAAGCAAAGCCGTTATTGGCGTTATTCATTGCGATCCTTTTCCTGGTGCACCTAAATATCGAGGAAAATCAGTCTCCGATATTGTTGAGCGTGCGCTTCGCGATGCTGAAAATTATATTTCAGGCGGTGTTCATGGTCTGATTATTGAAAACCATGGCGATATTCCGTTTTCCAAACCTGAGGACATCGGCCATGAAACCTCCGCGCTGATGGCGGTCATTACCGAGAAAGTTCGTGAGCGGTTTGCGGTCCCGCTGGGTATTAACGTCCTGGCTAACGCGGCGATCCCGGCGATGGCCATCGCGCTGGCGGGCGGCGCCGATTTCGTCCGCGTCAACCAGTGGGCCAACGCCTATATCGCCAACGAAGGATTTATCGAAGGGGCGGCCGCAAAGGCGTTGCGCTACCGCAGTATGCTGCGCGCTGAGCATATTCGCGTTTTTGCCGATAGCCATGTCAAGCACGGTAGCCATGCCATCGTCGCCGATCGTTCGATACAGGAGCTGACGCGCGATGTCGATTTCTTCGAGGCCGACGCGGTGATCGCCACCGGCCAGCGCACGGGCGATAGCGCCACGATGGCGGAAATTGACGAGATCCGCGCGGCGACGGCGCTACCGCTCCTGGTGGGCTCCGGGGTAACGCCGGCTAACGTGAGGCAGATCCTCGGGCGGACCCAGGGGGTCATTGTGGCCAGTACGATGAAGGTCGATGGCGTCTGGTGGAACGATGTTGAGCTGGCCCGGGTGAAGCATTTTATGTCGGTCGCTCAGGCCGCGCTGGAGGAAGCCTAATGGAAGCGTTTAGCGAACGCCTGCTGCGCGAACATCAACCGGCGTGGCAGGCGATGCAGCAGCACCCGTTTGTCACTGATATTGAACAGGATCGACTGCCGACAGCGGTCTTCAACCGCTATCTGGTGTTTGAGGGCAACTTTGTCGCGACGGCCATCGCGATTGTTGCCCTCGGGGTCAGCAAAGCGCCGGGTATTCATCAGCAGCGCTGGCTGATTGGCGTGCTGAATGCCCTGGTTGATACGCAGATCGCGTGGTTTGAGCAGGTGCTGTCAGCGCGACAGATCGATCCCGCTGGGTACCCGGATGATTTGCCCGGGGTACGGCGCTTTCGCGACGGTATGCTGCGAACCGCCCGCGAGGGCAGCTATGAGCAGATCGTGACCCTGATGTTCGGTGCGGAGTGGATGTACTATCGCTGGTGCCGACGGGCGAGCGAACATCGACAGAGCGATGCTGATTTACGACGCTGGGTGGAAATGCACGCGGAGGACGAATTCTACCAGCAGGCGCTCTGGTTAAAGAACGAACTCGACCGTTGCGCCATGGCGCTGAGTGAAAAGGAAAAGCAAGCGCTGTCGGCGCTTTACGGTGAAGTACTGCAGTGGGAAATTGATTTCCATCACGCTGCATACGAGGAATAGCCGCGAGGTGACTCACAGGAGGCGCCGGAAGCGGCGTCTCCTGAAATCTTGCTCAGGTAGTCCGCGTCTTATCCGGGCATTGCCTCTCCAGCCATTGTACGACGAGGGGCCATCATTTCTCTGCATGGCTGGGGGCTATGTCCGCTTCCATTTCGTGTCGCCTTGCCGGAATACAGACTTTCCTGCCGTAGTGGGGCAAATATCCTGCACTTTGACGCTTATTGATTATACTTTGATGGTGGCTTGTGCTGCTTCAGGCAGTTGACGCGAGGGCGGGTAGCAAACCAGCCCCCTGACATTGGGTCAACAGGTCCGATGATGATGTGATCATGTAACAGTCGAGGAGGTATGGAAAGATGGGATTATTAAGTTTTGTGAAAGAAGCGGGCGAGAAAATATGGGACGCCGTCTCCGGCGACAGTAAAGAAGAGCGGGCCGATAAACTGAAAAAACATATCGATGGTCTTAATCTGCCTGGCGCCGAAAAGGTCAATATTGATGTTGCGGACGATGGCACCGCCACGGTCACTGGCGATGTTGCTTCGCAGGAGGATAAGGAAAAAATTCTGGTAGCGGTCGGGAATGTCACTGGCGTAGGTCAGGTCAGTGACGGCGTTAAGGTGACGCAAAGCGGGGCGGAAAGTCGTTTTTACACGGTCAAATCCGGTGACACCCTGAGCGCTATCTCCAAAGCGATGTATGGCTCTGCCAATGATTATCAACGTATTTTTGAAGCCAATAAACCGATGCTGACGCATCCCGATAAAATCTATCCGGGTCAAGTGCTGATTATCCCGGCGAAGTAGGCCGTTCATTCCACTCAGTAGTAACATCAGTGATGGCAGGGATACTTGCTTTATACCGTCGTCGGGAGCAGCTGCGGACATCAATTCCTCTCTCAACGGCAAAAGAGCCAGCAAGCTGGCTCTTGTTTTCCCGGTTCAGGCGCTTACTGTGCGTCAGCCAGCGCCAGCCTGGCCTCTTCCTGCTCGCTGTTTTTACGCTGTTGCTCAAGCTCCAGCGCGCCGCGATGGGAGAGGTAGCAGAACAGGATGCAGCAGACGATCCCGCCCATCAGCAGATAGAACCCGCCGTGCCAGCCCATTTTATCCACCATCACGCCGAACAGGCTGGTGCCTAACGAGGCGCCAAAGATATAGCTCATAAATCCGCGCAGGCCCACGGCGGAGCCAACGGCAAAGCTGGGGACGATCTCCATGGTCTGGACCGAGGCCAGAAACTGCGGGACGTAAATCAGGCAGCCCACAATGGCCGCAAATACCGTGACCATCAGCAGTGATTCGCTTTTCCAGTAGCCGATCAGACAGATGAAGATCAGCGCCATGCAGATCATGGCTAACGGCATCCGGCGGCCTTTGAACAGCTTATCGGAAAGCCAGCCGGCCAGCAGGGTTGACGGAATCGCCGCCCATTCAAAAAACAGGAAGGCGACGCTCATCTGCTCTTTAGAAAAATGTTTCACCGTCAGCAGGTAGATTGGCAGCCAGCTGATCATGCCGAAACGCACCATATAGACAAACACATCCACAAGGGAGACATACCAGGCGTTTTTGTTACGCAGGACGTAGGTGCAGAAGATCTGGAATGCGCTCATGTTCTCCGGCGCTTTCTGGGCGTGTTTGGTCTTCAGCACCACTTTCTCTTCCGGCATCATCTCTTCCAGCGAAGGCAGGCCCTCCTCGCGCGGCGAACCTTTACCCAGCACCAGTACGCTGATGGCGAATACCACCGCCACGCAGGCCGGCACAATGTAGCTGGCGCTCTGCCAGTGCTCGGTACCGAGAATCGCAAACGCGGCGCCGACGATCGGGGCGACAATTCCGCCGCCGACGTTATGGGAAATATTCCAGAAAGCTCCTACGCGGCCACGCTCCCGGCGCGGAAACCAGTTCGCGATGGTAATGAAAGAGGGGCCGACCCCCATCCCCTGAAACAGGCCGTTCAGGACAACCAGCGCAGCAAAAACCCAGAATGCGGTGCTGAATCCTAACCCGACGTTGACGATGGCGCACAGTACGAGACCGCAGGCCATAAACACTTTCGGGCTGGCTTTATCCGCGAGGCTGCTCATCACGCCTTTACTGATCCCGTACGCGATGAGCATACAGCTGCTGAGCAAACCGATCTGCGTGGCGCTAAGATCTAACTGTTCTTTCAGATAGGGCGTGGATAAGGTGAAGTTATTGCGCACGATATAGTACGCCAGATATCCCAGAAATACGCTTAGCAGCGCCTGCATACGGTATCGACCATACGTTGCCTGAATTTTCTCAGCAGGAACTGTATTCGCCGACGGCCCTTTTTTTAATAATGATAACATGTCGTCACCTGTATTTTATATTGATGTGAACATCAGGAGCATTCGGCCTGAAGTGTGAAATAAGCGGCCGTAAAATACAAATCGTCGAAATGAGTCAAAACTGACTCAAACTAATGAATTGATGGGTTGATTTTGACTCATATTGAATGAGCGAGAGCCTGCGGAATTAATGTTGCGCTGATTTTATGTCCGGCTTGTGCGGACTCTAACAAATTACCCAATCATTATCTGGTAATCTTTAGCGATATTCCCGGGCGCCCGTTTGGCTATTTTTCCGCTCGCGGTGATTAATTCGCCAGCTGTCATAAACGGGTAAGTTTTGTCTCAACGTAATTTTTTTGGTATTTCAATATTTATGAACGGGATCACAAACATGTCTCTTCGTCGGGGCGGGATAGTGAGCAAAATGCTCGCGATGCTGCTGCTGACCGCCTGGCTGAGACCCTGTGCGGCGCAAAGCAATGAGCTGGTGATGGCGACGACATTTTCTCCCAGCGCCACCGTGTGGATTATCGATCGCTGGCAGAAAGAGCCGGGGTCAGTGACGATCAGGACGCTCAACCGCACCAGCGCCTCGCTGGAACAGCTGCTAGACACGGCAAATGCCGAAAATGTCGATCTGATCCTGACCTCGTCGCCGATGCTGCTGCAGCATCTTCAGGAGCATAAAAAGCTGGCACCGTTCAGCGGTGCGCCGGCAGTCAGCCAACAACTGGTGCCGGAATCCATTCGCTCCACCTCCGTGGCCGTAGCGATTTCCGGGTTCGGTTTGCTGATTAATCGCCCGGCGCTGATGACACGGCACCTGCCTGCGCCAGCGGACTGGGATGATCTGACCGATCCTCGCTATCAGGGGGCGCTGCTGATGAGCAGTCCGTCGCGTTCGGATACCAACCATCTGATGGTGGAGTCGCTGCTGCAACAAAAAGGCTGGATTAAGGGATGGGCAACGCTGTTGATGAGTGCGGGAAATCTCGTGACCATCTCATCCCGCAGTTTTGGGGTGGCGGATAAGATTAAAAGCGGCCTGGGCGTGGCCGGTCCGGTGATTGATAACTACGCCAATCTGCTGATGAACGATCCGCACCTGGCTTTTACCTATTTCCCGCAGTCGGCGGTTTCGCCGACCTATGTCGCGGTGCTTAAAAACAGCCAGCACGCCAGCGAGGCGCGGCGGTTTATTCGCTATCTGTTAAGCCCGGAGGGCCAGACGATCCTCGCCGATGCCAATACCGGGAAATACCCGGTAACGCCCCTGGCGGCGGGCAATCCGCGGGCGGCGCAGCAGGCGGTGCTGATGAATCAACCGCCATTGAACTATCGGCTGATCCTCAAACGCCAGCGCCTGGTGCAACGGATGTTCGATACGGCGATCAGCTTTCGTCTTGCTCAGCTAAAAGATGCCTGGCGAGCGCTGCATAGCGCGGAGGCCCGTCTCAAGCGTCCGCTGCCCGAGATTCGCGCGTTGCTGACCCGTGTGCCGGTCGATCCGGCGAGCAGCGAGGATGAAGCCTGGCTGGCTCAGTTCGACAATAAGAGCTTCGCGGAACAGCAGATGATGGAGTGGCAGCTCTGGTTTCTCAACAATCAGCGGCAGGCGATTAATAAACTGGAAGAACTGAAATGATGGGCAGGTCCATGCTGCAACGTCTGCGGCAAATCAGTATCAGTAGCAGCCTACGCGGGGCTTTTCTGATGGGGGCGCTGCTGACGCTGATTGTCAGCAGCGTCAGCCTCTATTCATGGCATGAGCAAAGTTCGCAGATCCGCTATTCGCTGGATGAGTATTTTCCGCGCATCCATTCGGCTTTTCTGATTGAAGGTAATCTCAACCTGGTGGTCGATCAGCTCAATGAATTTCTGCTGGCGCCGAATACCACGGTACGCCTGCAGCTGCGCAACCAGATTATCCAGCATCTGGATAAGATAGAGCGGCTGAGCCAGGGGTTGTCGCCGGCAGAACGGCAGCAGCTGGCGGTGATATTGCAGGACAGCCGCGCGCTGCTGGCGGAACTGGATCGCGTGCTCTACAACATGTTTCTGGTTCGTGAAAAGGTGGGAGAGCTTTCGGCGCGGATCGACTGGCTGCACGATGATTTCACCACTGAGCTGAATTCGCTGGTGCAGGATTTTACCTGGCAACAGGGAACGCTGCTCGATCAGATTGAAGCCCGACAGGGGGATGCGGCGCAGTACCTGAAACGCTCCCGGGAAGTGCAGAATGAACAACAGCAGGTCTATACGCTGGCGCGTATTGAAAATCAGATCGTTGACGACCTGCGCGACAGGCTCAATGAACTGAAATCCGGGAATGATGACGGCATGCTGGTGGAGACGCATATCCGCTATCTGGAAAACCTGAAGAAAACGTCGGATGAAAATATTCGTGCGCTGGATGACTGGCCGAGCACCATTACCCTGCGACAAACGATCGATGAGCTGCTGGAAATTGGCATGGTGAAAAATAAGATGCCGGACACCATGCGCGACTACGTTACCGCGCAAAAAGCGCTCGTGGAAGCCAGCCGGGCCAGAGAAGCGACGCTGGGACGCTTCAGAACGCTGCTGGAAGCCCAGCTTGGCAGCAGTCACCAGCAGATGCAGATGTTTAATCAACGTATGGGGCAGATTGTCCGGGTCAGCGGTGGGTTAATCCTGGTGGCGACGCTGCTGGCGCTGCTGCTGGCGTGGGGGCTGAACCATTATTTTATTCGCTCGCGGCTGGTGAAACGCT is part of the Klebsiella quasipneumoniae subsp. quasipneumoniae genome and encodes:
- the lysM gene encoding peptidoglycan-binding protein LysM; this translates as MGLLSFVKEAGEKIWDAVSGDSKEERADKLKKHIDGLNLPGAEKVNIDVADDGTATVTGDVASQEDKEKILVAVGNVTGVGQVSDGVKVTQSGAESRFYTVKSGDTLSAISKAMYGSANDYQRIFEANKPMLTHPDKIYPGQVLIIPAK
- the pgtP gene encoding phosphoglycerate transporter PgtP, with translation MLSLLKKGPSANTVPAEKIQATYGRYRMQALLSVFLGYLAYYIVRNNFTLSTPYLKEQLDLSATQIGLLSSCMLIAYGISKGVMSSLADKASPKVFMACGLVLCAIVNVGLGFSTAFWVFAALVVLNGLFQGMGVGPSFITIANWFPRRERGRVGAFWNISHNVGGGIVAPIVGAAFAILGTEHWQSASYIVPACVAVVFAISVLVLGKGSPREEGLPSLEEMMPEEKVVLKTKHAQKAPENMSAFQIFCTYVLRNKNAWYVSLVDVFVYMVRFGMISWLPIYLLTVKHFSKEQMSVAFLFFEWAAIPSTLLAGWLSDKLFKGRRMPLAMICMALIFICLIGYWKSESLLMVTVFAAIVGCLIYVPQFLASVQTMEIVPSFAVGSAVGLRGFMSYIFGASLGTSLFGVMVDKMGWHGGFYLLMGGIVCCILFCYLSHRGALELEQQRKNSEQEEARLALADAQ
- the pgtC gene encoding phosphoglycerate transport regulator PgtC — its product is MLAMLLLTAWLRPCAAQSNELVMATTFSPSATVWIIDRWQKEPGSVTIRTLNRTSASLEQLLDTANAENVDLILTSSPMLLQHLQEHKKLAPFSGAPAVSQQLVPESIRSTSVAVAISGFGLLINRPALMTRHLPAPADWDDLTDPRYQGALLMSSPSRSDTNHLMVESLLQQKGWIKGWATLLMSAGNLVTISSRSFGVADKIKSGLGVAGPVIDNYANLLMNDPHLAFTYFPQSAVSPTYVAVLKNSQHASEARRFIRYLLSPEGQTILADANTGKYPVTPLAAGNPRAAQQAVLMNQPPLNYRLILKRQRLVQRMFDTAISFRLAQLKDAWRALHSAEARLKRPLPEIRALLTRVPVDPASSEDEAWLAQFDNKSFAEQQMMEWQLWFLNNQRQAINKLEELK
- the pgtB gene encoding two-component system sensor histidine kinase PgtB; this translates as MMGRSMLQRLRQISISSSLRGAFLMGALLTLIVSSVSLYSWHEQSSQIRYSLDEYFPRIHSAFLIEGNLNLVVDQLNEFLLAPNTTVRLQLRNQIIQHLDKIERLSQGLSPAERQQLAVILQDSRALLAELDRVLYNMFLVREKVGELSARIDWLHDDFTTELNSLVQDFTWQQGTLLDQIEARQGDAAQYLKRSREVQNEQQQVYTLARIENQIVDDLRDRLNELKSGNDDGMLVETHIRYLENLKKTSDENIRALDDWPSTITLRQTIDELLEIGMVKNKMPDTMRDYVTAQKALVEASRAREATLGRFRTLLEAQLGSSHQQMQMFNQRMGQIVRVSGGLILVATLLALLLAWGLNHYFIRSRLVKRFTALNQAVVQIGLGQTKATIPVYGRDELGRIAGLLRHTLGQLNAQKQQLEQEIGERKAIEADLRATQDELIQTAKLAVVGQTMTTLAHEINQPLNALSMYLFTAERAIEQGQTEQARTTLSKAEGLINRIDAIIRSLRQFTRRAELETPLHPVDLRQTFTVAWELLAMRHKPQQGTLLIPDDAVWILGDEVRVHQVLVNVLSNALDACPHAAQITVSWHIQGERLCVLIADNGPGWPAALLPSLLKPFTTSKAVGLGIGLSISVSLMTQMEGALRLASTFTRSACVVLEFNLTDVKDVE